The genomic segment CAGGGCCGCTGTTTAAAATGCTACCCACAGGAAGTGACCTGGGCAATGAAACTGTCTCTTTCAGATAGATGATTTGGTCTTTCGACCAACAGGGGATGGTAAGGAGCTCCCGGCTCCGTGGACAGCGGCTCAAAGATCCAAGTGCAAtttccctcttccccacctcttcaaGAGTTAACGTTCCTCTCTGCCCCACAGCAGACAAGCATCTCTCGCTTCCTGGGGATAGCTATTCCCATCCACTCTCCTTAGGGTACTTCGGCAGCTCCTTCACACACCACATGTATCTTGTAAATCCCAAGCAGGTTTCATAGCACGTCTCTTGAACTGACCTTCAGCTATTCTAACAAGAGCCTCCCTCCCCGGCATTGGCGATAGGAACTCATCTGTGCTATTTCTCAACATTAGCTTATCTGCTGGCCCTATTTGTCTTTGtaaccccctccctccatccattgCAATGCTGCTGGGCTCGTGGGACTCACCCCCATCTCTAAACCTCAGGTAACTGCTAACCAACCACAGCATGGCTGCTCCTGAAATGGTCAAGCCTGTAGAATATTAGTGGAGCTGGTGTCATACATAGGCTACAGCCACTAGAGGGTGCCATCATCCCACACTTGATCAGGGTCTGCAGGCGCAGTTGGCGGAGGGGCAGTGGTATGAACAGATATTGAGTATTCTCCTATAGCTAGGATATGTTACTATAGCAGCGATGTCAAACACGTGATGGTGGCTCAATCCAGATCCACCACCGCAGGCTGGGCCCTCTGCCACTCCCGTGCAAGGCAGCTGTGCATAAAACCCTCCATGCACATCAGCAGCCACCAACGTGGACGCGTGGCTGGCAGAAGGTCCCAGCTGAAGGACGCTCAAATGGAGGGGGACTCAGGCGACGGGTACCCCTGCTGCAATGTTCTACAGTGCAGTGTAGCCAGCCGGTGCCTCGGTTTACCTGTCTGTGAAACAGGGATCATACCCACCTCACATGATTGTTAGGACTCATTTCTTcattgaagatgaaaagcactatataaatagcAAGTGTTTTTACCCTCTGCCTGGCAGTCCTTCCCTCAACGCAGGAAATAAAGCAGACAGCCATTTTCGGTGTCTTTCAGTTCATTGGCCCATTAAGGCAGGGACTGTGTTATGTGTTTGGCTCAGCTCCCCTCCAGCACACGTTTATAGCACCATATAAAAGCGATCAGACATCTAGCATCTGAGTGGCATGGAAAAAAGCTCCCATTGCAGACAGACAACCCCTTGTGAGCTCAGAAGGGGGATTACCAACTCTCgtcaatttcattttaaatcaatGCTGGGAGAGCATTTTAAGTAGCGCAGTGGGAGAGAATTGTGCTGGACTGCAAGGAGGCCATTCCTTCAGCAGGGAGAAGCAGGGGGTTTTGGGCAGGGAGTAGCAGAGGTCTAGAAAGTCTTTACAAAATCTAATGGTATCTtctcccagacagatttttccccTCCTCGCTATAATTTGTGCAATTTGGGGCATTCCTAAGGACAAATAAAGCTCCTCAGAAGTATTTTTATGTTCCAGGGCTAAGAGGCAGGCGAACCAGAGGCAGTAATAGCATCCAGAGGAGAATAAACTGCACACCCCAATTCCCATCAATTTGAACCCTGCCACCACACAGATCTCTTGAGgtctgtctacacttgaaagttaagcTGGATTAAGGTAGGGTGTAAAGCGCAATAACTCCCCGTGAACAGCTCACTATGTGAGAGCGGCCAGATGTGGAGTTAGTCAGAACAGTGAATCAGGAACAATTCCATGCATAGATAAGCCCTTAGTCTGGGGCCTAGTCTACACACACAAGTTGGACCACTAActgtactggtatagttaaagcaatacagCCCCACTAGTGTGGTTGCAgttatagtaagagacagtcatACTGGTGCAAGCTATACCAGTGTATGAAGCTTCATAGGACTCGGGAAGGGGAATAAATGACACTGGCATAAGGAACCTTTccaccagtataactgcatccacaggaGGGGTTGTCCTGGTAAAACTgtatctgttaaaaaaaaatcacacccctaggaGACCTAGTAAGACCAGTACGCAAATTGTGTAGAGCAGGCTCTCCTACTGGAAAagagtcccaatcctgcaagttcTCTTGACATCTTTGAAGGTCTGAGTACCATCACCTCCCACAGCTGAAGGCCCTACCTTTGAAAGTGATGACTGCTTTGGGGGTAGTTCCGGGCCACAGGAGCCACCACAGACAATAAATGGCAGGAGCGGCGTTGAAaagctctttgttctgtgtttgtacagcgcctggcacaacaggtcctggcccctaggcactactgcaacaaacaacaacaacgatAATTCACATGGCATTTTATTGCAGTGATCTTTCTAAGTATAAACTGTTTACTGAAGCTTAAAGCCCTTCATGATTTTGGCCCctacaaatgaaaacaaaaactcaAATACACATTGGCAAGAAAAGGGAGCTAATTATCCTGTTTGTCATTTAAGTCAAGCAGCCCAATTCCACACTGTGTAGGAACCGTGCACTGGATAGGACTCAGACATCAAGCTACGCGTCACAAAAGAACAGGACCCCAcagtgagagaaaggaagtgTGGGCAATGGTTCTGTTAAATGCTTAATCTTTGGCAAGGGAGTCAGGTTTGAAATGCCAGCACTCGGGCACAGGAATCGGAACAGCTGTCAATACAAATGCTGCATCACTTGCCGCTTTGGAGACTAAGGAGCGTACGAGGTAAGATGTCACTAAGCTACTGTGGGGGAAACAAGGAAGCAAGCCCCATAAGGCCGGCTGAGGGGGAATAAACATTTTCAGATGCCTGACAACTGGGACAGCATCCTTCCAGGGTGGCAGGAGAGCACAGTTTGGGGACTGAAGTACCGTTTTATCAACCAGAGACAAGAGCAGCCATAGCTGTTTGGCTGGCAAGGGCAGAAAACATTTTTGGTGCCTCCTGAGTGACAGAGGGAAAAACGGTGGCCAATCAGAGCTGAACAGCACAGCAGGGCAGCCCCCCACAAAAGTTGGTGCCTAGGGTAACCGCCCTTGTCACCCACCCCTAGAACTGGCCCTGACCCTGGCAGGAGATGAGGGGCAGAGGACACTTGTTCTCCTGAAAAAGAGAGTTACCATACAATGTAATTTACGATGCTGGCCTTCCTTTTATGTGGCGTGCCCCCTGGTGGCAATATAATGTAACCAATGTTTTTGGCAGGGACATCTAAATTGTTTTGTGGACTGGAGACTGCAATCAAAGCGACTGACAGCAGGGCTTCTGCCACACGTGTTCACAGCCCGATTCCACCTGTCCATGTTGCTCCCTCGTTCTCAGGCACTTCACGTTGGTTACACAGCGGGGAGACGAAATGGAATGGGTTTATCCTTTCTGTCAGAGGACCTACATATCCAGGCGAGAGGGGCTGATTGTTCGCTCCCGGTGACTTGTTTCCAGCCTTCCCTCGCTACCTTCAGGCAAAGAACCGTCCCAAGGCGTCACAACATGCGAGTCGCAGCCATCGTGAGGAAGTCTTCATAGCTGAGCCGCACGCTGCCTACCCTGCCGGTATCCTTCTCCTGGAAAGCGTCGGTGATGCtctggagctgggagcagagctgaatGAAGCTATCCAGCTGGATGGTGGAGTTGGAAGCCCTCTGAGAGTAAcgggccagcagcagctgggtgaACTGGGGGCTCAGGTTGTATCCCATCTGGGACAGAGCTGGGAGTAAAGAAACCAAGATAAAATAAACCCCTCGGGCGACGGACCCCTTCCCCTGGGGAGATCAGTCCATCCTCCCCTCTCAGAATATGCAGAGGCGTTTCCCCTCTCTGATGCCAGAGTGCTATTTAAAAGCACAGCTGATCACAACGCAGGCAGTGCTTTCTGAGTACTAGCAATATAAACTGAAGTGCAAGTTCCAGATCCTCCCCTTGCCTCCCACAGACAGTTAAATCTCAGCAGCTCATCAGATAAAGTGGGCCTTTAGCGATGTGCCATCCAGGCAGTTATTTTGCAGAGGCGGAAGGGGGCGGAGCGTTTCCTGGAAAAAAAGCAGCTAGTTTGCTCTGACACCTACAGCCATCGGACTAATGCACACACCTGACAGGGAAGAATCACGGCAAAAGGGGACTGGCTGCACAGCCTCTGCAGCCACGACTTCCGAGTGGGAGCCTCTCCACGTATCAGAGGCAGGAGCACAGGGATCTGCTGGAACAACTCCTGCTTTCCAAGCACGGGGAAGCGTTAGCCACAGAAGGTGTAACTGCACCACTTCCACGGAGCTCACTTAAAGCTAAACAAGCACAGTGCATTCATAACACAGCGAAGGTAGCTGTCACACTGCAGGAGGGGACGGCTGTAATTATTTCAGTAGGAGACAACCAAGCCAGGACCGACCTGTTGATTTGTCCACCATTGCCTTGAACTGACGCAACCGAAGCAGTTGTCATACAGGTTTGGACACAGCCCCCTGACCAGACACCATATGGTTTCAGAGAGCAGCTAGTAGGGACAGGAACCACAATGGGTACTGTGCGGTCATGCCTGAGGATGCTGCCACCCGCTTGCTCTCCACAATCTGCCACATTCCCTCTCGTCTCACCTTGCTGCAgctcactgaagttgatggaaccGGACCGGTCTCTGTCGTACTGCTGAAAGAGGTTCTTCCATTGCTGGATGAAGCGCCACAAGGCCGAGAACGCAAAGACATCGATCCGTCCCGACTTCGTTTTATCAAACATGTCTGCCAAGGAACCAACAGCAAGAGCAGGGCCGTGAGGGGTGATCCAGAAAGAGCGCCATACACGTCCACAGCGCCTCCCATCAGAagctctcaaagagctttacaaacatgCCACATCCCAGGGAAGTTTGTCATTCCGCACTGCTCAGATAAGGTTTGGGAACTTGCCTAAAGGCAAGTCTACGTTACGGGACTTAATCGACCTAatttacgcaactccagctacgtgaataacgaaGCTGGAGTTAGTGTAGCTTAGGTCAACCttttgcggtgtctacaccgcgctgggtcgacaggagaaactctcccgtcaacttaccttacgCGTCTCATTGCGGTGAAGTaccggagttgatgggagagcgatctgtggtcgatttagtgggtcttcactagacccgctaaatcgactgcctgTGAATCAATCGCTGCAGCATagatccccggtaagtgtagacatgccatgAGCCCACACTGCCACCTCCCAAAGCTCTCCCCATTAGGAGCTATGGAGCAAATCTAATCACAGGAACAGAATTCATAATGGGAAAGCACTATACTGATCAAAATGTTGGCATTTATGTTACGGGGCCTTCAGGCAATGGCATCAAAACCTTTACCCTCAGGGTATCGCAGCGAGCGTGGAAACTGTTAGGAATTCAGTTTGCCATAGCAAGCGGTTTGGATTTTTCTGTCTATCCTTTGTTTGCTGCCCTCCTTAACAGTCAAACCATCCTTAGAAAGAGGAGCTAGACACACAGGACAATGGGCGGGGGACTATCCTCAGCTGCCATGCAGCACTCAGCTTGTAGAAGTGCTAAACAATCAGCTAGCTCAGGGCATTACAAAAAGCTGCTGGGGAAGTTCCAGCTTCCAAGACAGCATAAATTGTTGCACTGTGAGCTTCGGCTCCAGCATCTTACTCCTCTTCTGCTCTTCCAGTCACTACCAAGTGGGGCATGAAGGTTTGCCCAGTCCCTCACAGCTGCCATCCCTAATCTGAAACAATCAGCCCGCCTGCCATTCACATCGCTTTTGCGAAGTAAATGTTTTGCCAAGGGGGGAAATACACGGCTGCTGTACACTTGACCTAGGATTCACCCTATTAGATCCAAATTCAACGCACAAAGAGCTGGATTTTTTCCAACATTACAAAGCAAACCCCGCAGAGTTCAGCACAATATGCAATGTCTGTTCTAGTACAGATTGCAGCTCATGAGcaatttaaaggggaaaaaaaaccatctGGACTCACTTATCATCATAAGGCAGGTCTCATCATTAAATGCAGACCAGTTGGAGTTGACCAGGGCCTGCTTGAGTTCTTTGATGGAGATGTAGCCACTGTGATCAGCATCCACTGTCTGGAACCAAGAAAAGGCCTCCGGGTCCACGCC from the Emys orbicularis isolate rEmyOrb1 chromosome 23, rEmyOrb1.hap1, whole genome shotgun sequence genome contains:
- the PEF1 gene encoding peflin, coding for MAGYQYGQGYPGSAGPAPGAPQGGYYSGGQYGGGVPPGGSYGGPAPGGPYGPPSGGGAYGHPTPGGAPSGAPGGPYAGGPAPGGPYGQPSTNPYGAPQPGPYGAGAPAGNMPPGVDPEAFSWFQTVDADHSGYISIKELKQALVNSNWSAFNDETCLMMINMFDKTKSGRIDVFAFSALWRFIQQWKNLFQQYDRDRSGSINFSELQQALSQMGYNLSPQFTQLLLARYSQRASNSTIQLDSFIQLCSQLQSITDAFQEKDTGRVGSVRLSYEDFLTMAATRML